TCCCGCTACCGACACCTGCTCGCCAGCGTGCGCTGAGCCCCGCGCGCTACTCGAGCCCCGCCAGCACCGCCGGCGTGATCTCCCCGAACGTCAGCACGTCCCCACCGTGGTCGCGCGCGAACGCCTCCGCGGCCTCGCGGCCATCGAGCGGCACCAGGTCCGCGCCCATGGGGCTGCGCAGGTCGCTGCCGCGCACGTAGAGCAGCGCGTCCGCAGGCCGGCTGGTCTGCGAGTAGTACTCCGTGACCGTGAGCGTGAGGTCGCGCCCCGCCCCCGCCGCGGCGGCATAGC
This portion of the Sandaracinaceae bacterium genome encodes:
- a CDS encoding nitrous oxide reductase accessory protein NosL — its product is MRACTLLLGVTLALTSAALVACGSTSDERPRCAQCGMYADDAPQWAASAREPGGATQHFDGPKCLLRYAAAAGAGRDLTLTVTEYYSQTSRPADALLYVRGSDLRSPMGADLVPLDGREAAEAFARDHGGDVLTFGEITPAVLAGLE